The proteins below are encoded in one region of Ornithinimicrobium avium:
- a CDS encoding zinc-binding dehydrogenase, giving the protein MRAVVVEAARALPMVREVPAPSAPAAGVVVRVMATGLCRSDWHAWAGHDDDVSFPHVPGHELAGVVSEVGAGVQRWKVGDRVTVPFVCGCGECEWCLAGAAQVCPHQEQPGFTHWGSFAEQVALHAADTNLVAVPASVDFATAASLGCRFATAYRALVARARLAEDEWVTVVGAGGVGLSAVMVARALGARVVAVDRHAAALAVASSLGAEHTLLADGRDVPAAVVELTGGGTHVAVDAVGSEQTCADAIHSLRRRGRHVQVGLLPPVDGLPRVPMARVIGWELDVLGSHGMAAVDYPGMMELIEQGRLQPQRLVERTVGLDEAAGMLPTFDRATVAGMTMIDPRA; this is encoded by the coding sequence GTGCGTGCCGTTGTCGTCGAAGCTGCCCGAGCCCTCCCTATGGTCCGGGAGGTGCCCGCGCCGTCGGCACCCGCTGCAGGGGTGGTGGTCCGGGTGATGGCGACCGGCCTGTGCCGCAGCGACTGGCACGCCTGGGCCGGCCACGACGACGACGTGTCCTTCCCGCACGTCCCCGGCCACGAGCTGGCCGGCGTGGTGTCCGAGGTCGGGGCCGGCGTGCAGCGGTGGAAGGTCGGGGACCGGGTGACCGTCCCGTTCGTGTGCGGGTGCGGCGAGTGCGAGTGGTGCCTGGCCGGAGCGGCACAGGTGTGCCCGCACCAGGAGCAGCCCGGGTTCACCCACTGGGGCTCGTTCGCGGAGCAGGTGGCGCTGCACGCCGCCGACACCAACCTGGTCGCGGTCCCCGCCTCGGTCGATTTCGCCACGGCGGCCAGCCTGGGCTGCCGGTTCGCCACCGCCTACCGCGCCCTCGTCGCCCGGGCGCGCCTGGCTGAGGACGAGTGGGTGACGGTCGTCGGCGCCGGCGGGGTCGGGCTGAGCGCGGTCATGGTCGCCCGTGCCCTCGGGGCGAGGGTGGTGGCCGTGGACCGTCACGCGGCGGCCCTGGCGGTGGCGTCGTCCCTCGGCGCCGAGCACACCCTCCTCGCCGACGGCCGCGACGTCCCTGCCGCGGTCGTGGAGCTCACCGGAGGGGGCACCCACGTGGCGGTCGACGCGGTGGGCAGCGAGCAGACCTGCGCGGACGCCATACACAGCCTGCGCAGGCGGGGCCGGCACGTTCAGGTAGGACTGCTTCCGCCCGTCGACGGCCTGCCGCGGGTGCCGATGGCGCGGGTCATCGGCTGGGAGCTGGACGTGCTCGGCAGCCACGGCATGGCCGCGGTCGACTACCCGGGCATGATGGAGCTCATCGAGCAGGGCAGGCTGCAGCCGCAGCGGCTGGTGGAGCGCACCGTCGGGCTGGACGAGGCCGCCGGGATGCTGCCGACGTTCGACCGTGCGACCGTGGCGGGCATGACGATGATCGACCCCCGCGCATGA